Proteins encoded within one genomic window of Candidatus Hepatoplasma crinochetorum Av:
- the mnmE gene encoding tRNA uridine-5-carboxymethylaminomethyl(34) synthesis GTPase MnmE yields the protein MQTIYSLVTKPINQNVGIIRISGPSTFFVLKNLYPNIKLEANSVRFYKLFFSKEFIDDTLVLIFEKPNSFTGEDVCEIHFHGSMIVANKILSKLSKMDIIQANPGEFMQQAFMNGKINLTQSEAINTLILTNDQTLSNQATKNLNNKQGEFIDQIIKKLEDIISRIQIAIDYPENTDLPIYNLKKMNQELKLLEQKFTQIIYESNKIIKIGKGIKIALIGQPNAGKSTLLNQILKEDRAIVSNYKGTTRDVVESSIYLNNHLITFQDTAGLRKYGNKVEKIGIKKSLKTLKEADLIILLIDGTKSINKQLNSFKDILKDYENKIIKVINKKDQIKKIKIDFNFLKISAKENKINLLEKEIIKFIETKLIAKFTEENAILLTDNQINNFKNIAAKLNNIISMIDDNYQEDIISFEIETILRDLYKILGKELDEDYIYQLFSTFCIGK from the coding sequence TTGCAAACAATATATTCATTGGTTACAAAACCAATTAATCAAAATGTAGGAATAATACGTATTTCTGGACCATCTACTTTTTTTGTTCTTAAAAATTTATATCCGAACATAAAATTAGAAGCAAATTCAGTAAGATTTTATAAATTATTTTTTTCAAAAGAATTTATTGATGATACGCTAGTTTTAATTTTTGAAAAACCAAATTCATTTACAGGAGAAGATGTTTGTGAAATTCATTTTCACGGTTCGATGATAGTTGCTAATAAAATTCTTTCTAAATTAAGTAAAATGGATATTATTCAAGCAAATCCTGGTGAATTTATGCAGCAAGCTTTTATGAATGGAAAAATTAATCTTACTCAATCAGAAGCTATTAATACTTTAATTCTTACAAATGATCAAACACTTTCAAATCAAGCAACAAAAAATTTAAATAATAAACAAGGTGAATTTATAGATCAAATAATCAAAAAATTAGAAGATATAATTTCAAGAATTCAAATTGCAATTGATTATCCCGAGAATACAGATTTACCAATTTATAATTTAAAAAAAATGAATCAAGAATTAAAATTATTAGAGCAAAAATTTACACAAATAATATATGAATCTAATAAAATAATTAAAATTGGAAAAGGAATCAAAATTGCTTTAATTGGACAACCAAATGCTGGAAAATCAACTTTACTTAATCAAATTTTAAAAGAAGATAGAGCAATTGTTTCAAATTATAAGGGAACAACAAGAGATGTTGTTGAATCTTCTATTTATTTAAACAATCATTTAATTACTTTTCAAGATACAGCAGGATTAAGAAAATATGGTAATAAAGTTGAAAAAATTGGAATAAAAAAATCTTTAAAAACTCTAAAAGAAGCAGATCTTATTATTTTACTAATAGATGGTACAAAATCAATTAATAAGCAATTAAATTCTTTTAAAGATATTTTAAAGGATTACGAAAATAAAATAATTAAAGTAATAAATAAAAAAGATCAAATTAAAAAAATAAAAATAGATTTTAATTTTCTTAAAATATCTGCAAAAGAAAATAAAATAAATTTACTTGAAAAAGAAATAATTAAATTTATTGAAACAAAATTGATAGCAAAATTTACAGAAGAAAATGCTATTTTGCTTACAGATAATCAAATTAATAATTTTAAAAATATTGCAGCGAAATTAAATAATATAATATCGATGATTGATGATAATTATCAAGAAGATATTATTTCATTTGAAATAGAAACAATTCTTAGAGATCTTTATAAAATTTTAGGAAAAGAATTAGATGAAGATTATATTTATCAATTATTTAGTACTTTTTGTATAGGAAAATAG
- the rsmI gene encoding 16S rRNA (cytidine(1402)-2'-O)-methyltransferase: MSNKFFVVGTPIGNLKDISIRGLEILKSVDFIFCENTLHSQKLLNHYEIKKKKLYSLHKFKESKIKQFVFEKLAISDCALISDSGTPTISDPGQIIINFLKEKEIDVIPIPGASALITALSASGIIYNSFAFLGFIERTENKIFFQIEKLKKSVDLIIFYESPKRIINSLKIIANYYQDDLEIIIARELTKKFEEIEKIKINDFLIKNNLKGEFVVLIPTKNLFNNKKELEDLKEQLHFFRNLNLKDKEILMIYNLFEQKFKKNQIYDLLKNMKDKD, from the coding sequence ATGAGCAATAAATTTTTTGTTGTTGGAACACCGATTGGAAATCTTAAAGATATTTCAATAAGAGGATTAGAAATTTTAAAATCAGTTGATTTTATTTTTTGTGAAAATACTTTGCATTCACAAAAATTATTGAATCATTATGAAATAAAAAAAAAGAAATTATATTCTCTTCATAAATTTAAAGAATCAAAAATAAAACAATTTGTTTTTGAAAAATTAGCAATTTCTGATTGTGCTTTAATTTCTGATTCTGGGACTCCAACCATTTCTGATCCTGGACAGATTATAATTAATTTTTTAAAAGAAAAAGAAATTGATGTTATCCCAATTCCTGGAGCAAGTGCTTTAATTACAGCTTTAAGTGCAAGTGGAATTATTTATAATTCATTTGCTTTTTTAGGTTTTATTGAAAGAACAGAAAATAAGATATTTTTCCAAATTGAAAAACTTAAAAAAAGTGTTGATCTTATTATTTTTTATGAATCTCCTAAGAGAATTATTAATAGTTTAAAAATAATTGCAAATTATTATCAAGATGATCTAGAAATTATAATTGCTCGTGAATTAACAAAAAAATTTGAAGAAATAGAAAAAATAAAAATTAATGATTTTTTAATAAAAAATAATTTAAAAGGAGAATTTGTTGTTCTTATTCCAACAAAAAACCTATTTAATAATAAAAAAGAATTAGAAGATCTTAAAGAGCAACTTCATTTTTTTCGTAATTTAAATTTAAAAGATAAGGAGATTTTAATGATTTATAATTTATTTGAACAAAAATTTAAAAAAAATCAAATTTATGATTTACTAAAAAATATGAAAGATAAAGATTAA
- a CDS encoding TatD family hydrolase produces MKAIDTHAHLLQRYYKEELDKIIEKSLSELEYVFNIGTDFSSLQEILNLNKKYPKLIPVLGLHPFDVNELDELKGEILEKIIFDNKKTIKAIGEIGLDYSRIKKEEEKEIQKKWFIFQLEIANKFKLPVVIHGRDAYEDIYKIISKFPNLNYIIHSYTGNEKMFNNFLKFKNLIFSFNGIITFKNAQEIKNYAKIIPLDKIIFETDCPYLTPVPFRGKTNYPFYLKYLMLEFSKIRDLKMEELITISNSNAKKFYRI; encoded by the coding sequence ATGAAAGCAATAGATACACATGCTCATCTTTTACAGAGATATTATAAAGAAGAATTAGATAAGATTATTGAAAAATCACTATCAGAACTTGAATATGTATTTAATATTGGAACAGATTTTTCTTCACTTCAAGAAATTTTAAATTTAAATAAAAAATATCCAAAGCTTATTCCTGTTCTTGGTTTACATCCTTTTGATGTAAATGAACTAGATGAATTAAAAGGAGAAATTTTAGAAAAAATTATTTTTGATAATAAGAAAACAATAAAAGCAATTGGCGAAATAGGATTAGATTATTCAAGAATTAAAAAAGAAGAAGAAAAAGAAATACAAAAAAAATGATTTATTTTTCAATTAGAAATTGCAAATAAATTTAAATTACCTGTAGTTATTCATGGTCGTGATGCTTATGAAGATATTTATAAAATAATATCTAAATTTCCAAATTTAAATTATATAATTCATTCTTATACTGGAAATGAAAAAATGTTTAATAACTTTCTAAAATTTAAAAATTTAATTTTTAGTTTTAATGGAATTATTACATTTAAAAATGCCCAAGAAATTAAAAATTATGCAAAAATTATTCCTCTTGATAAAATAATTTTTGAAACAGATTGCCCTTATCTTACTCCTGTTCCTTTTAGAGGGAAAACTAATTATCCTTTTTACTTAAAGTACTTAATGTTAGAATTCTCAAAAATTAGAGATTTAAAAATGGAAGAATTAATTACTATTTCAAATAGTAATGCAAAAAAGTTTTATCGAATTTAA
- a CDS encoding AAA family ATPase, whose protein sequence is MNIEENRMIFQIEGIKSIFNKQIVNLYSNNVNLLLGINSSGKTSFLEGINFINENNENNKTKFLRKIEGSERINYKLESEEDIVSKVILNYKFSEEELNDLERNLNNLFSNEIKNKYMNFFRNNGRTIGSDSNGNNYLYSLDENSIYKKIVVDYLKNPNNDNFYKNFYNDIKDYENSLKNSTLLNKIYSKIQSVISFAKYGKFEKVTDFSYININNNRIHITSEIIFNSFLKISQTLTKKPQIIYIKSALKNGNLEYIYNLSYLFEKINSDSSFSEKAKINKIFNFLYPNKEELKIYYQMPSGNFKNEKRKEIESRITSKINKILEKFQFIDFNLKVNVLNNKIILNFDSKKNWLIGNKTGIDSSDGTKSFLDFIFIINSIIYQDPKNVKIIMVDEPENNLSIPLQIELKKYLKNLISENEDIFKNIYFVFATHSPFLYDKNFKVNIFERDNIGNTRIHFLNRTEKDIKANITKKETLKLLQIVFGIEEYLKEEFEENIFKESKKILYYNNNKEYIPSQIYETYFEFRPISSLAQLYKKIGEKGLNNFEQFEQEDYVDDSKIKELVDKMERNNKKFAVIFIQ, encoded by the coding sequence ATGAATATTGAAGAAAATAGAATGATTTTTCAAATAGAAGGAATTAAAAGTATTTTTAACAAACAAATTGTTAATTTATATAGTAATAATGTTAATTTATTATTGGGAATTAATTCTTCCGGTAAAACATCCTTTTTAGAAGGAATTAATTTTATCAATGAAAATAATGAAAATAATAAAACCAAATTTTTAAGAAAAATTGAAGGAAGCGAAAGAATAAATTATAAATTAGAAAGTGAAGAAGATATAGTTTCAAAAGTAATTTTAAACTATAAATTTTCAGAAGAAGAATTAAATGATCTCGAGAGAAATTTAAATAATTTATTTTCAAATGAAATAAAGAATAAATATATGAATTTTTTTCGTAATAATGGAAGAACAATAGGTTCTGATTCAAATGGAAATAATTATTTATATTCACTTGATGAAAATTCAATTTATAAAAAAATTGTAGTTGATTATCTAAAAAATCCCAATAATGATAATTTTTATAAAAATTTTTATAATGACATAAAAGATTATGAAAATAGCTTAAAAAATTCAACTTTATTAAATAAAATCTATAGCAAAATTCAAAGTGTTATTTCTTTTGCTAAATATGGAAAATTTGAAAAGGTAACAGATTTTAGTTATATTAACATTAATAATAATAGAATTCATATAACATCAGAAATAATTTTTAATAGTTTTTTAAAAATATCACAAACATTAACAAAAAAACCGCAAATTATTTATATTAAAAGTGCATTAAAAAATGGAAATTTAGAATATATTTATAATTTAAGTTATTTGTTTGAAAAAATAAATAGTGATAGCTCATTTTCAGAAAAAGCAAAAATAAATAAAATATTTAATTTTCTTTATCCAAATAAAGAAGAATTAAAAATTTATTATCAGATGCCTTCTGGAAATTTTAAAAATGAAAAAAGAAAAGAAATTGAATCAAGAATAACATCTAAAATAAATAAAATTTTAGAGAAATTTCAATTTATTGATTTTAATTTAAAAGTAAATGTTTTAAATAATAAAATAATTTTAAATTTTGATTCTAAGAAAAATTGATTAATAGGAAATAAAACTGGAATTGATAGTAGTGATGGAACTAAATCTTTTTTAGATTTTATTTTTATTATTAATTCAATAATTTATCAAGATCCAAAAAATGTGAAAATTATAATGGTTGATGAACCAGAAAATAATCTTTCAATACCATTACAAATAGAATTAAAAAAATATCTTAAAAATTTAATTTCTGAAAATGAAGATATTTTTAAAAATATCTATTTTGTATTTGCAACTCATTCTCCTTTTTTATATGATAAAAATTTTAAAGTAAATATTTTTGAAAGAGATAATATTGGAAATACAAGAATTCATTTTTTAAATCGTACAGAAAAAGATATTAAAGCAAACATAACTAAAAAAGAAACTTTAAAATTATTACAAATTGTATTTGGAATTGAAGAATATTTAAAAGAAGAGTTTGAAGAAAATATTTTTAAAGAGTCTAAAAAAATTCTTTATTATAACAATAATAAAGAATATATTCCAAGTCAAATTTACGAAACTTATTTTGAATTTAGACCAATAAGTTCATTAGCTCAACTTTATAAAAAAATCGGAGAAAAAGGTTTAAATAATTTTGAACAATTTGAACAAGAAGATTATGTGGATGATAGTAAAATAAAAGAACTAGTTGATAAAATGGAAAGAAATAATAAAAAATTTGCTGTTATTTTTATTCAGTAA
- a CDS encoding RCC1 domain-containing protein, whose product MKKYYVGILIPLLGVMPINKNLINKNEENAFENQQIIDISAGGHHSGTIIDTDNNGYADTLYMWGNNYVGQIGNGRSGGIVESPEKIDFDWNGNLINLELGVIHSGLTVDSDYDGYADTLYMWGYNFDGEIGNGTWGDQNISKIPEKITPQGQDDWGGNIIDLSLSALNSGVTIDTDYDGYADTLYMWGKDNVGQIGNGSSDNLMKIYPTLVFPEIDDWNGNLIDLNLDGYHSGLTVDSDYDGYADTLYMWGDNGDGQIGNNTFDIIYSPEIINPVDSNWNGNIIDFDLGENSTGVTIDTDYNGYADTLYIWGNNFYGQTGNGISGYDYDNFPTPTKTEYDFKGNLIDLSLGGSHVSITIDSNYDGYADTLYVWGYNNEGQIGNNKEGVSELEDTPIIITPVDQINWSGNIVELSLGFNTTMISVDQNNDQIADSIWMWGQNTFSEAGQDGSISKVLTPQKLI is encoded by the coding sequence ATGAAAAAATATTATGTAGGAATTCTAATTCCATTGTTAGGTGTTATGCCAATAAATAAAAATTTAATTAATAAAAATGAAGAAAATGCTTTTGAAAATCAACAAATTATTGATATTTCAGCAGGAGGACATCACTCCGGTACTATAATTGATACAGATAATAATGGTTATGCAGATACCCTTTATATGTGAGGAAATAATTACGTAGGCCAAATAGGAAATGGAAGATCTGGAGGGATTGTTGAATCTCCAGAAAAAATTGATTTTGATTGAAATGGAAATTTAATTAATTTAGAACTTGGTGTAATTCATTCTGGATTAACAGTTGATAGTGATTATGATGGTTATGCAGATACATTATATATGTGAGGATATAATTTTGATGGAGAAATTGGGAATGGAACATGAGGAGATCAAAACATATCTAAAATTCCTGAAAAAATAACACCACAAGGACAAGATGATTGAGGGGGAAATATAATTGATTTATCTTTATCTGCATTAAACAGTGGAGTTACTATTGATACTGATTATGATGGATATGCTGATACATTATATATGTGAGGAAAAGATAATGTAGGACAAATAGGAAATGGTTCTTCTGATAATTTAATGAAAATATATCCAACATTAGTATTTCCTGAAATTGATGATTGAAATGGTAATTTAATTGATTTAAATCTTGATGGATATCATTCTGGATTAACAGTAGATAGTGATTATGATGGTTATGCTGATACATTATATATGTGAGGAGATAATGGAGATGGTCAAATAGGAAATAACACTTTTGATATTATTTATTCTCCTGAAATTATAAATCCAGTTGATAGTAATTGAAATGGAAATATAATTGATTTTGATTTAGGGGAAAATAGCACAGGAGTTACTATTGATACTGATTATAATGGATATGCAGATACATTATATATTTGAGGTAATAATTTCTATGGACAAACAGGAAATGGAATTAGTGGATATGATTATGATAATTTTCCTACTCCTACAAAAACAGAATATGATTTTAAAGGAAATTTAATTGACTTATCATTAGGTGGATCACATGTAAGTATAACAATTGATAGTAATTATGATGGTTATGCTGATACACTTTATGTTTGAGGATATAATAACGAAGGACAAATTGGAAATAATAAAGAGGGAGTTAGTGAATTAGAAGATACTCCGATTATAATTACTCCTGTTGATCAAATTAATTGATCAGGAAATATTGTTGAATTATCATTAGGTTTTAATACAACAATGATTTCTGTAGATCAAAATAATGATCAAATAGCAGATTCAATTTGAATGTGAGGACAAAATACTTTTTCAGAAGCTGGACAAGATGGATCAATTAGTAAAGTATTAACACCACAAAAATTAATATAA
- a CDS encoding PD-(D/E)XK nuclease family protein, producing MKNFRYYYPELQKKIKLKLIKKDKLYQPYKKLDFYYLEQSNEFLNIPSNSSLSEFLNKFNEPYILPLLGEYKLNQIKREQKFEIDLNDMVNNFGWNWINWNSEKGKRILYELDLIQKKIKMFTKQTIYNQTLKILGKIKLQESIDYGKKVESDIVNYLENEESIPISTQSTEVLEFLNHLDQNNFVVIGHNLKFYHPDGIFTGEIDFLLINKDTKMIHICDLKTSSEGDNFDYWRQVAIYHYVFKLLNPHLKNNISDELIIININNLKDKLKSKFYSRMITDNKLLEICQDVLSLKEKYLLSLDFFNKYS from the coding sequence ATGAAAAACTTTAGATATTATTATCCTGAATTACAGAAAAAAATCAAATTAAAATTAATAAAAAAAGACAAATTATATCAACCATATAAAAAATTAGATTTTTATTATCTTGAACAAAGTAATGAATTTTTAAATATTCCTAGTAATTCTAGTTTATCTGAATTTTTGAATAAATTTAATGAACCTTATATTCTTCCATTATTAGGAGAATATAAATTAAATCAAATAAAAAGAGAACAAAAATTTGAAATTGATTTAAATGATATGGTAAATAATTTTGGTTGAAATTGAATAAATTGAAATTCTGAAAAAGGTAAAAGAATTTTATATGAATTAGATTTAATTCAAAAAAAAATAAAAATGTTTACTAAACAAACAATTTATAATCAAACTCTTAAAATTTTAGGAAAAATTAAATTACAAGAATCAATAGACTATGGAAAAAAAGTTGAAAGTGATATTGTAAATTATTTAGAAAATGAAGAAAGTATACCTATTTCCACACAATCTACAGAAGTTTTGGAATTTTTAAATCATTTAGATCAAAATAATTTTGTTGTAATTGGCCATAATTTGAAATTTTATCATCCTGATGGAATTTTTACAGGAGAAATTGATTTTTTACTTATAAATAAAGATACAAAAATGATTCATATTTGTGATCTTAAAACATCATCCGAGGGTGATAATTTTGATTATTGAAGACAAGTTGCAATTTATCATTATGTTTTTAAATTGTTAAATCCTCATTTGAAAAATAATATTTCAGATGAACTTATTATTATTAATATTAATAATTTAAAAGACAAATTAAAAAGTAAATTTTATTCAAGAATGATTACAGATAATAAGCTTTTAGAAATTTGTCAAGATGTATTGTCCTTAAAAGAAAAATATCTTTTAAGTCTAGATTTTTTTAATAAATATTCTTAA